Below is a window of Variovorax terrae DNA.
GGGCCAGGCGCGCCAGCAGCTCGCCCGTCAGCCGCGCGCCCTCGCCGGCCAGCGCCTCGGTGACGAACATCTTCTCGCGCTGCGCGGCGGTCAGCGGCTTGAACCGGATCTTGAAGGTGAAGCGCCTGAGCGCGGCCTGGTCGATGCGGTCCAGCAGGTTGGTGGTACAGACGAAGATGCCGGCGAAGCGTTCCATGCCCTGCAGCATCTCGTTGACCTCGGTCACCTCGTAGGTGCGCTGCGCGCCGCGCCGGTCCTGCAGGAAGCTGTCGGCCTCGTCCAGCAGCAGCACGGCCTTCTCGCTCTCGGCCTCCTGGAACATCGCGGCCATGTTCTGCTCGGTCTCGCCGACGAACTTGCTCATCAGGTCGCTGGCCTGCTTGATGATCAGCGGCCGGTCCAGCTCGCGCGCGATGTGCTCGGCCAGCGCGGTCTTGCCGGTGCCGGGCGCGCCGTAGAAGCACAGCGTGCCGTGGCCGCGCGCCTTCAGGGCCTGCACGATGCGCGGCACCTCGAAGCGCGACTCGACGTTGAGCATGTCCAGGTCGTAGGTGGTCACGTTGCGCCGGCCCTGCAGCTCGCCGGCGCGGTTGCCCAGGGCCAGGTCGGCGTTCCTGAGCTGGCGCTCGATCAGGCCTTCGAGGTGGCCGCCGTCGGACTGCGCCAGCCCGGCAAACCGCACGGCGGTGCGGATCTGCGCGGGCGTCAGGCCCTTGCGCCCGGTGAGCTTGGCGACGAAGGCCTCGGACACGGCCACGCCTTCGAGCGTCTTGCGCACCAGGCCTTCGCGCGCGCCCGGCGGCGGGCTCTTGAGCTCGAGGTGGTAGGCGAAGCGGCGGCGAAAGGCCGGGTCGATCTGCTCGATGCGGTTGGTCACCCACAGCGTGGGCACGGCGTTGGATTCGAGAATCTGGTTGACCCAGGCCTTGCCGCTCACGCTGCCGTTGCCGGGCGCCACCACCTGCTCGGCGCGCGCCATGAGCTGCGCCGCCTCGCTGGAGATCGGCGGGAACACGTCCTCCACCTCGTCGAACAACAGCGCCGCCTGCGCGCTGCCCTTGAGGAACACCTGCGCGATCTGCAGCGAGCGGTAGCGGTCGCGCCCGCTGAGCGAGTTGCCGTCGCGGTCGGCGTACTCGACCTCGAACAGCTCCAGCCCCGCGGCCTGCGCCACCACCTTGGCCAGCTCGGTCTTGCCGGTGCCGGGCGGGCCGTACAGCAGCACGTTGACGCCGGGCTCCTTGCGCGCCACGGCGTTGCGCAGCAGCGCGCACAGCACCTGCGCGTCGTCCTCGACGAAGCTGAAATCGCCCAGGGCCAGCGCGCTCTTGGCCGAGGGCCGGGTGAACACCGCCATCAGCTCGTTCTGGTCGCGGTACTCGCGCATCAGCACCGGCGGCAGCTTCTCGCTGACCTTCATGAGATCGGCCAGGTCGGTGATGTTGTGCTCGGAGATCAGGTTCTCGACCAGGCCGATGCGCTCCAGCCGCGAGCCCGCGCGCAGCGCCTCGCCGACCTCGGCGGCCTTGACGCCGGCCACCTCGGCGATGGCGGCGTAGGCCTCGGGCGCGTTGTTGACCTTGAACTCCACCAGGATCGAGCGCAGGTCGCGCTGGTAGCGCGCCAGCGTGCCGTACAGCAGCAGCGCGCGCTCGGCCTTGTTGAGCTGCAGCAGGCTGGACAGCGCGTCGATGTTCTTCTCCACCAGGGTGGACTGCTTCTTGAGCGCCTGCGTCAGCCAGTCGCCGGTGACGCCCAGCACCGACAGCAGGTCCTTGGGCTGGTCCTTGGCGTACTCGTCGAGGTAGAAGAACAGCGTGCCCTCCTCGTAGGGACCGCGCCAGACGGCGTGGCGCGCCAGGAACTCGCGCGTGTCCAGGCTTTCGTGGCCGCGCCAGAACTCGTTGCCGCTGCAGCGGCGCAGCAGGAACTCGCGGATGCGGCCCAGCACCGGCACCGGCCACACCAGGTGCCGCCCGGCCAGCGACAGGAGGCCGTTGAGGTCGCGCCGCACATTGAACTTGCCGCCCTGCTTGGCCGCGAGCGTCAGCACAAAATGCGAGCACATCAGGTCCAGCACCGGCGCGTCTTT
It encodes the following:
- a CDS encoding ATP-binding protein encodes the protein MAKRLQDLQVLPSPGLKDAPVLDLMCSHFVLTLAAKQGGKFNVRRDLNGLLSLAGRHLVWPVPVLGRIREFLLRRCSGNEFWRGHESLDTREFLARHAVWRGPYEEGTLFFYLDEYAKDQPKDLLSVLGVTGDWLTQALKKQSTLVEKNIDALSSLLQLNKAERALLLYGTLARYQRDLRSILVEFKVNNAPEAYAAIAEVAGVKAAEVGEALRAGSRLERIGLVENLISEHNITDLADLMKVSEKLPPVLMREYRDQNELMAVFTRPSAKSALALGDFSFVEDDAQVLCALLRNAVARKEPGVNVLLYGPPGTGKTELAKVVAQAAGLELFEVEYADRDGNSLSGRDRYRSLQIAQVFLKGSAQAALLFDEVEDVFPPISSEAAQLMARAEQVVAPGNGSVSGKAWVNQILESNAVPTLWVTNRIEQIDPAFRRRFAYHLELKSPPPGAREGLVRKTLEGVAVSEAFVAKLTGRKGLTPAQIRTAVRFAGLAQSDGGHLEGLIERQLRNADLALGNRAGELQGRRNVTTYDLDMLNVESRFEVPRIVQALKARGHGTLCFYGAPGTGKTALAEHIARELDRPLIIKQASDLMSKFVGETEQNMAAMFQEAESEKAVLLLDEADSFLQDRRGAQRTYEVTEVNEMLQGMERFAGIFVCTTNLLDRIDQAALRRFTFKIRFKPLTAAQREKMFVTEALAGEGARLTGELLARLARLDQLCPGDFAAVKRQTDILAVEFDADEFLAQLEAEHRIKPEVREARGIGFLQ